In Eriocheir sinensis breed Jianghai 21 chromosome 45, ASM2467909v1, whole genome shotgun sequence, the following proteins share a genomic window:
- the LOC126980798 gene encoding uncharacterized protein LOC126980798 yields MAENSPRKNLTLARVYIYLKKTEAASKAVFTPSLVNARISPPASRLALLKLPHHNHVICPNDLRAGEPAQKRSKFNWSPDETVFLHQIQEKIRIIRGCYGKSITPEDKKRAWTEVAEAVTSAFPGSGPRTQDDCERRWYNVQQKSKPCIAKCKNEQRQTDTHFISIARDHPSTLFITCGKDTISCSGNSHRFNICWPYDTSHCFIICWPYDTSHCFIICWPYDTSHCFIICWPYDTSHCFIICWPNDTCHCKG; encoded by the exons ATGGCTGAGAATTCTCCACGAAAAAACCTTACCCTTGCGCGGgtgtacatctatttaaaaaaaacag aagcagcctcaaaggctgtttttactccgtcactcgtcaatgcccgtatctccccgcctgcgtcacgacttgctctgctgaaattaccgcaccataaccacgtcatctgccccaatgatctacgggccggagaaccagcgcagaaaaggagtaagtttaattggtcgccagatgaaacggtcttcttacatcaaattcaagaaaaaatacgtataatcagagggtgttatgggaagagtatcacccctgaggataagaagagagcgtggactgaagtggcagaagctgtaacaag tgccttccctgggagtggaccccgtacgcaggatgactgtgagaggcgttggtacaacgtacaacaaaaatcaaagccttgcattgccaagtgcaagaatgagcagcggcagactg atacacactttatcagtattgctagagaccatcccagcacattgttcattacttgtggaaaagataccattagctgctccggcaacagccaccgcttcaatatctgctggccctatgacaccagccactgcttcatcatctgctggccctatgacaccagccactgtttcatcatctgctggccctatgacaccagccactgtttcatcatctgctggccctatgacaccagccactgcttcatcatctgctggcccaatgacacctgccactgcaagggatga